One part of the Humulus lupulus chromosome 9, drHumLupu1.1, whole genome shotgun sequence genome encodes these proteins:
- the LOC133799657 gene encoding nicastrin-like — translation MPNLSNVLFVFHLLTFCLIYWTNNFLPHFQGSGILWNKYDFPVFLLSESSTKTIQEVSEEILKRQRSYTTVVAEFDLVMQTVKARTRDSESCLKEETCLPLGGYSVWSSLPPLNISSLDQGKPIILTVASMDSASFFRDKSLGADSPISGMIALLAAGDALSHLEAFHDLNKKTRESSRSEVRQCYNVSLRQPIMVVEEVVRGQCLLEDAKVHEVLVEEANEFDPWVQEERAIKPMEEVKELAFEAATPDRKTKIGKNLEEKV, via the exons ATGCCAAACTTATCTAATGTATTGTTCGTGTTTCATCTTTTAACATTCTGTTTGATATATTGGACCAACAACTTCCTTCCACATTTTCAGGGATCTGGTATATTGTGGAACAAGTATGATTTTCCTGTATTCTTGCTCTCGGAGAGTAGTACGAAGACCATCCAAGAG GTTTCTGAAGAAATTTTGAAGAGACAGAGATCTTATACCACTGTTGTGGCTGAGTTTGATCTTGTGATGCAG ACAGTGAAAGCTAGAACTCGTGATTCAGAATCTTGTTTGAAAGAGGAGACCTGCCTTCCATTAGGGGGATACAG TGTTTGGTCATCACTTCCTCCGCTTAATATCTCCTCCTTAGATCAGGGTAAGCCTATTATATTGACTGTGGCGTCAATGGATTCGGCTTCATTTTTCCGTGACAAAAGCCTTGGTGCAGACTCCCCAATATCA GGCATGATTGCACTCTTGGCAGCGGGCGATGCACTATCACATTTGGAGGCTTTCCATGACCTTAATAAAAAG ACTCGGGAATCATCACGGTCTGAGGTGAGGCAATGCTACAACGTTTCCCTGAGACAACCAATTATGGTAGTCGAGGAGGTGGTTCGAGGACAGTGTCTTCTCGAGGATGCAAAAGTGCATGAGGTGTTGGTTGAGGAGGCCAATGAGTTTGACCCGTGGGTTCAAGAAGAGAGGGCGATCAAACCAATGGAGGAAGTCAAGGAGTTAGCTTTTGAAGCAGCCACTCCTGATAGGAAAAccaagattgggaaaaatctagAGGAGAAAGTCTGA